One part of the Eucalyptus grandis isolate ANBG69807.140 chromosome 10, ASM1654582v1, whole genome shotgun sequence genome encodes these proteins:
- the LOC104420949 gene encoding cytosolic sulfotransferase 15, which translates to MAHHQHCSESAIAGSKEHDREAIDELIASLPRRKGAVRPFQCLYQNFWCPIFAVPKVIAFQRHFETKHSDIVLASLPKSGTTWLKALVFSVVNRSRFDISNTPLLTSNPHELVPFFEFQQYGSSPRPNLGGLVEPRLFATHIPYPSLPECIKRLDCRIIYICRNPLDMMVSSWHFYVQMARSENQPEWSLEEHFEIYCQGKLSFGPFRDHMMGYWKKSLERPHKVLLLRYEDLKEDIVGQLKRVAEFVGLPFTKEEEEGGVIEEIAKMCSLKTLKDLEVNKSGKVALTIEFEKRSFFRKGEVGDWVNHLTPSMVDRLNSIIQEKMSPFGLEFKTC; encoded by the coding sequence ATGGCACACCACCAACATTGTTCGGAGTCCGCCATAGCAGGTTCTAAAGAACATGATCGGGAGGCCATTGATGAACTCATTGCTTCACTTCCCCGGAGGAAAGGCGCGGTTCGTCCTTTCCAATGCCTTTACCAAAACTTTTGGTGCCCAATCTTCGCAGTTCCCAAAGTGATCGCATTTCAGCGACACTTCGAAACCAAACACAGCGACATTGTCCTGGCCTCTCTTCCCAAGTCAGGGACTACCTGGCTAAAGGCCCTGGTGTTCTCTGTTGTTAACCGCTCCCGCTTCGACATCTCCAACACGCCTTTGCTAACTTCGAACCCTCATGAACTCGTCCCTTTCTTCGAGTTCCAGCAGTACGGAAGCAGTCCGAGGCCCAACCTTGGTGGCCTGGTGGAGCCAAGGCTTTTCGCAACGCACATCCCTTACCCCTCCTTGCCGGAGTGTATCAAGCGGTTAGACTGTCGGATCATTTACATCTGCCGGAACCCATTGGACATGATGGTTTCATCTTGGCACTTCTACGTCCAGATGGCACGGTCGGAGAACCAGCCGGAGTGGTCCTTGGAAGAGCATTTCGAGATCTATTGCCAAGGGAAACTATCATTCGGGCCCTTTAGGGATCACATGATGGGATATTGGAAGAAGAGCTTGGAGAGACCGCACAAGGTGTTGCTCCTCAGGTATGAGGACTTGAAGGAGGATATTGTAGGACAGCTGAAGAGGGTGGCCGAGTTTGTGGGTCTTCCCTTCActaaggaggaagaggagggaggtgTGATCGAAGAGATAGCCAAAATGTGTAGCTTAAAGACCCTCAAGGACTTGGAGGTCAACAAATCCGGCAAAGTAGCCTTGACGATCGAGTTCGAGAAGAGAAGCTTTTTTAGGAAAGGGGAGGTGGGTGATTGGGTTAACCATCTAACTCCTTCCATGGTGGATCGCCTCAATAGCAtcatccaagaaaag